The Apium graveolens cultivar Ventura chromosome 6, ASM990537v1, whole genome shotgun sequence genome contains a region encoding:
- the LOC141663602 gene encoding uncharacterized protein LOC141663602 isoform X2 codes for MHSSVDDFEAVFERSKKEREEFEIVNKELEALFKKSERKVKEMEGKKGLLHKELEGSEKMNSGLKEKAADGMNGDNVVIGRGIVADDKKGLLGFNVEWPLVAASARAVALCFVVYLHHLRQRLQQLVI; via the exons ATGCATAGTTCAGTTGATGATTTCGAGGCAGTGTTTGAAAGGTCAAAGAAAGAGAGAGAAGAGTTCGAGATTGTGAATAAAGAGTTGGAAGCACTTTTCAAAAAGTCGGAGAGGAAGGTTAAGGAGATGGAGGGTAAGAAGGGGTTGTTACATAAGGAATTGGAAGGGTCTGAGAAAATGAACAGTGGGTTGAAAGAGAAGGCAGCTGATGGGATGAATGGGGATAATGTGGTTATTGGCAGGGGAATTGTTGCTGATGACAAAAAAGGTTTGTTGGGGTTTAATGTTGAATGGCCTCTGGTGGCAGCTTCTGCTCGTGCTGTTGCTCTTTGTTTTGTTGTGTATCTTCACCACTTGAGACAAAG GTTGCAACAACTAGTGATCTAA
- the LOC141663602 gene encoding uncharacterized protein LOC141663602 isoform X3, with the protein MHSSVDDFEAVFERSKKEREEFEIVNKELEALFKKSERKVKEMEGKKGLLHKELEGSEKMNSGLKEKAADGMNGDNVVIGRGIVADDKKGLLGFNVEWPLVAASARAVALCFVVYLHHLRQRFFPWWR; encoded by the exons ATGCATAGTTCAGTTGATGATTTCGAGGCAGTGTTTGAAAGGTCAAAGAAAGAGAGAGAAGAGTTCGAGATTGTGAATAAAGAGTTGGAAGCACTTTTCAAAAAGTCGGAGAGGAAGGTTAAGGAGATGGAGGGTAAGAAGGGGTTGTTACATAAGGAATTGGAAGGGTCTGAGAAAATGAACAGTGGGTTGAAAGAGAAGGCAGCTGATGGGATGAATGGGGATAATGTGGTTATTGGCAGGGGAATTGTTGCTGATGACAAAAAAGGTTTGTTGGGGTTTAATGTTGAATGGCCTCTGGTGGCAGCTTCTGCTCGTGCTGTTGCTCTTTGTTTTGTTGTGTATCTTCACCACTTGAGACAAAG ATTTTTTCCTTGGTGGAGATGA
- the LOC141663602 gene encoding putative indole-3-pyruvate monooxygenase YUCCA9 isoform X1: MASGGSFCSCCCSLFCCVSSPLETKVATTSDLMLAYVDFFLGGDEKRADLPPRLHQRFPLSLVFGGDGSYMTLFTLHRDKILTSLINQGSDFFTEEGMPRTAFPNGWKGENGLYTVGFIRRGLLGTASDAIKIAKDVADQWKINKEWNNNTSSSYVIF, from the exons ATGGCCTCTGGTGGCAGCTTCTGCTCGTGCTGTTGCTCTTTGTTTTGTTGTGTATCTTCACCACTTGAGACAAAG GTTGCAACAACTAGTGATCTAATGCTTGCATATGTAGATTTTTTCCTTGGTGGAGATGAGAAGAGAGCTGATCTTCCTCCTCGCCTTCATCAAAGATTTCCATTGTCTTTAGTTTTTGGGGGAGATGGAAGTTACATGACACTTTTTACTCTTCACAGAGATAAAATTTTGACAAGTCTCATAAATCAG GGGAGTGATTTCTTTACAGAAGAAGGAATGCCAAGAACAGCATTTCCCAATGGTTGGAAAGGGGAGAATGGATTGTATACAGTAGGGTTCATCAGGAGAGGTCTACTTGGGACTGCATCAGATGCCATCAAAATTGCAAAAGATGTAGCTGATCAATGGAAGATTAATAAGGAATGGAATAATAATACAAGTAGCTCTTATGTTATTTTTTAA